A stretch of the Sphingobacterium thalpophilum genome encodes the following:
- a CDS encoding SusC/RagA family TonB-linked outer membrane protein: MKPTHVKRRYLFRALGFIIVFMQTAISFAQSIINGTIRNRDDQPIAGATVKIMGTAVTTRTDQKGSFSLSVERFPTELQVSYVGYIPQTRKISSGGIQNFVLQSDERQIDEVVVVAYGSQNKSKVVGSVVQISADELKKAPSMNLTNALAGRVPGLTALQQSGRPGADNATLYLRGIGTYGGNRSPLVIIDDIERPLSTLAYLDPSEIATISFLKDAVSTAAYGVQAANGIILVKTKNGKKEQTKVSYDFGYSIGQNTRFPKFLNGPDYMNWYNKGTELDNDFLRNTKQNEVPYIYTQELIDAVQHGTNTNPLFGNTDWIGLLADNNSYSQHHAATISGGASNTQYFASVSHMNQDGVIDNTNFKRYNIRTNLKSELNEHLTVGLNIGLRNQNTNLPGISPDNSAYMNPFYQAVRMLPNLPMYAPNGLPVAYQAGAGWVNPIASVENSGYQKLKSNIFQGTANIDLKVPGVTGLLAKVQGAYDYNSDESKSWLTPYATMGRQRDQVAGDFVAMTTLPGITKTSLRQSFAAAYRYTWQASLNYNRTFGEHSIGVLALYEYAKTRGNQFAAGASNFPITIIQEINYGSTTQEDIIRSTGSSDPESARAGFVSRLNYAFRDRYLVELVSRWDASANFAKENRWKSFPAIGLGWVVSNEAFFKEALPFADFFKLKGSIGRTGNDRAQVGTFPFINTLSQNVVPVVVIDGKPIKPLFTNAPQNPLLKWEESTTSNVGFESRFLNGKFGFDFEWFYRYTTGILAPVGNLYPASMGGYFPSLANIGEVDNRGFDAQLRYNDRFGEFKLGVVGNINWARNRYLKLDEANGIPSWQSLIGKPIGTKIGFVKEGMVQTWEEARNTPSPSSGFMAPGFFKFKDLNGDGRITRADDMTYIGRSNIPELTFGLNIDMAYKGFDFSALLQGAARADVALAGTYEGSSGTSGVEDNTPFTRPFYNYGNSPYFLVENSWREDNPNAEFPRLSAYKATGMSANNANANSGWIRKGDYLRLKSVQIGYTFPKSVLNTAKIEHVRVFASGSNLFTWDYLKYLDPEMPNVNNGFYPQQRIFEFGLSVTF; the protein is encoded by the coding sequence ATGAAACCAACACATGTAAAACGCAGGTATCTTTTCAGGGCTTTGGGATTCATCATTGTTTTCATGCAAACAGCGATCAGTTTTGCTCAATCTATTATTAATGGTACCATACGAAATCGCGATGATCAGCCTATCGCTGGGGCCACGGTTAAAATAATGGGAACAGCAGTCACTACACGAACAGATCAAAAGGGCAGCTTTAGTTTATCTGTTGAACGCTTCCCTACAGAACTCCAGGTAAGCTATGTAGGCTATATCCCACAGACTAGAAAGATCAGCTCAGGGGGAATACAGAACTTCGTCCTGCAGTCGGACGAGCGCCAGATCGATGAAGTAGTGGTCGTAGCATACGGATCCCAAAACAAATCGAAGGTCGTGGGATCTGTCGTCCAGATCAGTGCTGATGAACTTAAAAAGGCTCCTTCAATGAATTTGACAAATGCACTTGCAGGCCGTGTGCCCGGACTGACAGCCTTACAGCAATCGGGGCGACCAGGAGCTGATAACGCTACGCTCTATCTCCGCGGTATCGGCACGTATGGTGGAAATAGAAGCCCTTTGGTCATCATTGATGATATCGAAAGACCACTTTCTACCTTGGCATATCTGGATCCAAGTGAAATAGCAACTATTTCCTTTCTAAAAGATGCGGTCTCTACAGCAGCTTATGGGGTACAGGCTGCCAACGGCATTATTCTCGTCAAGACAAAAAACGGTAAAAAGGAACAGACCAAGGTGAGCTATGACTTTGGCTATAGTATTGGTCAAAATACACGATTCCCCAAATTTCTGAACGGTCCAGATTATATGAACTGGTATAATAAAGGGACGGAGCTCGACAACGACTTTCTAAGAAATACAAAGCAAAATGAAGTACCCTACATTTACACACAAGAGCTGATTGATGCTGTACAGCATGGAACCAATACCAATCCACTATTTGGGAATACGGATTGGATTGGTCTCTTGGCCGATAACAATAGTTATTCACAACATCATGCTGCGACAATTTCTGGCGGCGCCAGCAATACACAATATTTTGCTTCCGTCAGCCACATGAATCAGGATGGTGTGATCGATAATACCAATTTTAAACGTTATAATATTCGTACAAATCTAAAGAGCGAGCTAAATGAACATCTTACGGTCGGCTTAAATATTGGTTTGCGCAATCAAAATACCAATTTACCAGGAATTTCTCCGGATAACTCGGCCTATATGAATCCATTTTATCAGGCCGTGAGAATGTTGCCAAATTTACCAATGTATGCGCCCAATGGTCTTCCCGTAGCTTATCAGGCTGGGGCAGGTTGGGTGAATCCGATTGCTTCTGTAGAAAATTCGGGCTATCAAAAATTGAAAAGTAATATTTTTCAGGGGACAGCGAATATAGATCTAAAAGTACCAGGAGTAACCGGTTTGCTAGCTAAAGTGCAAGGAGCCTACGATTATAATTCGGATGAATCCAAGTCGTGGTTGACGCCTTACGCTACAATGGGGAGACAGCGGGACCAAGTCGCCGGAGATTTTGTAGCTATGACCACGTTGCCAGGGATTACAAAAACATCTTTGCGCCAGAGCTTCGCTGCAGCTTATAGATACACATGGCAGGCTAGCTTAAATTATAATCGAACTTTCGGTGAGCATAGTATTGGTGTTTTGGCCTTGTATGAATACGCAAAAACCCGTGGAAACCAGTTTGCTGCAGGCGCAAGCAACTTTCCGATCACTATTATTCAGGAAATAAACTACGGTTCTACCACACAGGAGGATATCATTAGGTCTACTGGTTCCAGTGACCCCGAGTCTGCACGAGCAGGTTTTGTTTCACGGCTGAATTATGCGTTCAGGGACCGCTATTTGGTGGAGCTGGTATCGCGATGGGATGCTTCGGCCAATTTTGCAAAAGAGAACCGATGGAAGTCTTTCCCTGCTATCGGACTGGGATGGGTGGTATCCAACGAAGCATTCTTTAAAGAAGCACTTCCTTTCGCTGACTTTTTCAAATTAAAAGGCTCAATCGGCCGAACGGGCAACGACCGAGCACAGGTCGGGACTTTCCCCTTCATCAATACGCTCTCACAAAATGTTGTCCCTGTGGTGGTCATCGACGGCAAACCTATAAAACCACTTTTTACGAATGCTCCCCAGAATCCACTGTTAAAATGGGAAGAATCCACCACATCTAACGTCGGCTTTGAGTCCCGGTTTTTAAATGGCAAATTTGGTTTTGATTTCGAATGGTTCTACCGCTATACAACCGGTATATTGGCGCCGGTAGGAAATCTGTACCCAGCTTCAATGGGAGGATATTTTCCAAGTTTAGCGAATATAGGCGAAGTTGACAACAGAGGATTTGATGCTCAGTTGCGTTATAATGATCGTTTTGGCGAATTTAAACTCGGTGTGGTCGGTAATATTAACTGGGCCAGAAACAGGTATCTAAAATTGGATGAGGCCAATGGGATTCCATCATGGCAGAGTCTGATCGGTAAGCCTATTGGGACCAAAATCGGATTTGTTAAGGAGGGTATGGTACAGACTTGGGAGGAAGCCCGCAATACACCTTCTCCAAGTTCAGGCTTTATGGCTCCCGGGTTTTTCAAGTTCAAAGATCTCAACGGCGATGGTCGGATTACCCGGGCAGATGATATGACCTACATTGGGCGCTCCAATATTCCTGAATTAACATTTGGTTTAAATATCGATATGGCCTATAAGGGGTTTGATTTCTCAGCGCTCCTGCAGGGAGCCGCTCGCGCAGATGTCGCGTTGGCGGGAACATATGAGGGATCTTCAGGTACTTCAGGTGTAGAAGACAACACACCATTTACACGTCCTTTTTATAATTATGGTAACTCGCCCTATTTCTTGGTCGAAAATTCATGGCGCGAAGACAATCCCAATGCCGAATTTCCTCGTTTGAGCGCCTACAAGGCAACAGGTATGTCTGCCAATAATGCAAATGCAAACTCAGGATGGATTAGGAAAGGGGATTATTTGCGGCTCAAGTCCGTCCAAATTGGTTATACTTTTCCAAAAAGTGTGTTAAATACAGCAAAAATTGAACATGTACGTGTATTTGCTTCAGGTTCGAATCTATTTACTTGGGATTACCTAAAATATCTTGATCCTGAAATGCCAAATGTCAATAATGGATTTTATCCGCAACAACGCATTTTTGAATTTGGGCTGAGCGTGACCTTCTAA
- a CDS encoding carbon starvation CstA family protein, giving the protein MDLFNGINALTLVFVAILVFAIAYRFYGLFLANKMLRLNGGRQTPAIEFADGHDYVKTDKKVLFGHHFAAIAAAGPLVGPVLAAQFGYLPGALWILIGCVLGGGVHDMVVLFASVRHKGQSLASIASKEVSKPIGAIAGIAVLFILILTLAGLSLACISAMHEAPWSLFTIVLTMPIAIFMGLMMRYREGSVTAASILGGILLVAGIIAGHHLMQLPAFHTLFNWDVKSISIGIAIYGFFASVLPIWLLLVPRDYLSTYLKIGTIVMLTVGICFVAPTIQMSALTTFIHGGGPVINGPVLPFIFIVIACGAISGFHAIIATGTTPKMIGNEREILFVGYGAMLVEGFVALMALIAACTLMPGDYFAINTPAADYADFLAEYPALATVDLPHFITRIGVDLHGRTGGAVSLAVGMAHIFDKVPFMEDIMAYWYNFAIMFEAVFILTAIDAGTRVGRFFLQEMLGNIFPKFGDKNWKPGVWICSAIFTLSWGYLTYTGNVSSIWPLFGISNQLLAACGLIVCTTMLIRMNRHKYALYAAIPGIFMVGITFWAGYLQVVQGYLPKGQYLLAVLAVTAMSLMLIVFIGAFRRWLSLIRKKEQVEDQYGEAVKEVVER; this is encoded by the coding sequence ATGGACCTATTCAATGGAATAAATGCGCTGACCTTGGTATTTGTGGCCATCCTTGTTTTTGCCATTGCTTACCGTTTTTACGGCCTGTTTCTCGCCAATAAAATGCTCAGATTAAATGGAGGCCGGCAGACTCCTGCTATTGAGTTTGCTGATGGACATGATTATGTAAAAACGGATAAAAAAGTGCTTTTTGGCCACCATTTTGCAGCTATTGCGGCTGCGGGGCCATTGGTAGGGCCTGTTTTAGCCGCGCAGTTTGGCTATCTTCCCGGCGCTTTGTGGATATTGATTGGCTGTGTATTGGGAGGCGGTGTGCACGATATGGTTGTGCTTTTCGCCTCTGTGCGGCATAAAGGCCAGAGCCTGGCCAGCATTGCATCCAAAGAAGTAAGCAAGCCAATAGGGGCTATCGCGGGTATTGCGGTTCTATTTATCTTAATCCTTACCCTCGCAGGACTGTCACTTGCCTGTATCAGTGCAATGCACGAGGCTCCATGGTCCTTGTTTACAATCGTATTGACCATGCCCATTGCCATATTCATGGGCTTAATGATGCGATACCGTGAGGGATCCGTGACTGCTGCAAGTATCCTTGGCGGGATCTTGCTAGTCGCTGGAATTATTGCAGGCCACCATTTGATGCAACTACCTGCTTTCCATACTCTTTTTAACTGGGATGTGAAATCCATATCCATTGGTATTGCTATCTATGGGTTTTTTGCTTCGGTATTGCCAATTTGGCTATTACTTGTGCCAAGAGACTACTTATCGACCTATTTAAAAATAGGTACTATCGTCATGTTGACAGTCGGGATATGTTTTGTTGCCCCTACTATTCAGATGTCCGCGCTGACAACTTTTATCCATGGAGGAGGACCTGTGATCAACGGACCGGTACTGCCTTTTATTTTTATCGTGATTGCTTGTGGAGCGATTTCCGGATTTCATGCGATTATTGCCACTGGCACCACGCCGAAGATGATTGGCAATGAGCGGGAAATCCTCTTTGTAGGCTATGGGGCTATGCTTGTGGAAGGCTTCGTAGCCCTAATGGCTCTCATCGCAGCATGTACCTTGATGCCGGGAGACTATTTTGCAATTAACACGCCTGCTGCCGATTACGCAGATTTTCTTGCCGAATATCCGGCACTTGCGACGGTGGACTTGCCGCATTTCATAACGCGGATTGGTGTAGATCTGCATGGTCGTACCGGTGGAGCAGTATCTCTAGCTGTCGGCATGGCGCATATTTTTGATAAGGTTCCTTTTATGGAGGATATTATGGCGTACTGGTATAATTTTGCGATTATGTTTGAAGCTGTCTTTATCTTAACTGCAATTGATGCTGGCACACGCGTAGGACGTTTTTTTCTCCAAGAGATGCTCGGTAACATCTTTCCGAAGTTCGGCGATAAAAATTGGAAGCCCGGAGTATGGATCTGCAGTGCGATATTTACCTTATCCTGGGGATATTTGACCTATACAGGAAATGTGAGCAGCATCTGGCCACTATTTGGAATTAGTAATCAGCTCCTAGCTGCCTGCGGCCTAATTGTATGTACGACAATGCTGATACGGATGAATCGACACAAATATGCGCTGTATGCGGCTATACCCGGTATATTTATGGTAGGCATCACATTTTGGGCAGGTTATCTGCAGGTGGTGCAAGGTTACTTGCCCAAAGGACAATATTTGCTGGCTGTCTTGGCCGTTACTGCGATGTCGCTTATGCTGATCGTTTTTATTGGAGCGTTCAGGAGATGGCTATCTTTAATTCGCAAAAAAGAGCAGGTCGAGGATCAGTATGGCGAAGCAGTAAAAGAGGTTGTTGAGCGATGA
- a CDS encoding DUF5018 domain-containing protein translates to MNKVKFYSVWACTILLLGCQKPNYIERNIKNQLMDFYATIEGNAQDRLFLSTISNDTIYLHVDYYYPVDSDNEVDLSRLMLRASIPADARITPGLNGFTDLTSAKKITVTAGNGDAKDYVVVAEKKGNTDISSVKITFKDNEQKVNEVEGILNGNTITFYVVPGMDLSKATLTYTINKHASGSIASGTTVNLANGAQLPLTISAPGNVQRQLKLTVKEPIKLDKGVGISRRLFVKKAADLGFSANNETSCFVSGDYLVIVTRTSPSVFKVYNRFTGAYSHSLANPFPAGRMIFQGVADEKGRFILATYTPNGQNFVLYKYKDVFDANPVKLVDIPYGKPAAVAAADGNIGRRLNWVGDIDGNGQLMVSIAGSRYCLRWTIESGHIKSTTADLLEYKDGATSLGFLPEYQPLGVSPAAELIASTNTELAYVSGTTWGRLATFPAITGMAMNGGIAFQHFNNADILAQVKLFGSNETGQMYVYDITDRARIGTTLASPTYNQLRVYESETFVGGSNANATSDICMATSENGQRLQVYMLTTFGYLVAHEFTTYTETN, encoded by the coding sequence ATGAACAAAGTAAAATTTTATAGTGTTTGGGCTTGTACGATCCTTTTATTAGGATGTCAAAAGCCCAATTATATCGAGCGCAATATAAAAAATCAATTGATGGACTTTTACGCAACCATCGAAGGAAACGCGCAAGACCGTCTTTTTCTAAGCACAATCAGTAATGATACGATCTATTTGCACGTGGACTATTACTATCCGGTAGATTCCGACAACGAGGTGGATCTGTCGCGGTTGATGCTACGAGCTTCCATACCTGCAGATGCTCGTATCACGCCAGGTCTAAACGGGTTCACGGATTTGACCTCAGCGAAGAAAATTACCGTAACAGCCGGAAATGGAGATGCTAAGGACTACGTGGTCGTCGCTGAAAAGAAAGGCAATACCGATATTTCGAGCGTCAAAATAACCTTTAAAGACAATGAACAGAAGGTGAATGAAGTTGAAGGTATCCTTAACGGCAACACTATTACTTTTTATGTGGTACCCGGAATGGATCTCTCAAAAGCTACTCTTACCTATACCATCAACAAACATGCAAGCGGCTCAATAGCGAGTGGAACAACAGTCAATCTGGCCAACGGAGCGCAACTGCCGTTGACAATATCAGCGCCAGGAAATGTTCAAAGGCAGTTGAAATTAACCGTCAAGGAGCCTATTAAATTAGATAAAGGGGTTGGAATCAGCAGAAGGCTATTTGTAAAAAAGGCGGCGGATCTCGGTTTTTCAGCAAACAATGAAACTTCCTGTTTTGTCAGTGGCGACTATCTGGTGATTGTTACACGTACTTCGCCCTCGGTTTTTAAGGTTTATAATCGTTTTACAGGTGCGTATTCCCATAGCCTTGCTAATCCGTTCCCTGCTGGACGGATGATCTTTCAAGGAGTGGCCGATGAAAAAGGGCGATTTATATTAGCCACTTATACACCAAATGGGCAAAACTTTGTACTCTACAAATATAAAGACGTCTTTGATGCCAATCCAGTAAAGCTTGTGGATATCCCTTACGGCAAGCCAGCAGCAGTGGCAGCAGCCGACGGCAACATTGGGCGTCGGCTTAATTGGGTAGGTGACATAGATGGCAATGGTCAGCTGATGGTGTCGATAGCTGGTAGTCGGTATTGCCTTCGTTGGACAATTGAAAGTGGTCATATAAAATCGACGACTGCGGACCTTCTTGAGTATAAAGACGGTGCCACATCTCTTGGATTTTTGCCGGAATATCAGCCCTTGGGGGTATCACCTGCTGCTGAACTGATCGCAAGTACAAACACCGAACTCGCTTATGTCTCTGGGACAACTTGGGGACGCTTGGCTACATTTCCCGCTATCACAGGTATGGCGATGAACGGTGGTATAGCTTTCCAGCATTTTAACAATGCCGACATTTTAGCCCAGGTAAAATTATTCGGAAGTAACGAAACTGGCCAGATGTATGTCTACGATATTACTGACCGTGCTCGTATCGGAACGACATTGGCATCGCCCACCTATAATCAGCTGCGGGTCTATGAGTCCGAGACATTTGTTGGCGGCAGCAATGCCAATGCAACGAGTGACATCTGCATGGCGACCTCTGAAAATGGACAACGGCTTCAAGTCTATATGTTAACAACTTTTGGTTATTTGGTCGCTCATGAGTTTACAACCTATACTGAAACAAATTAA
- a CDS encoding copper amine oxidase codes for MNKRIHKALWLMLALLSCKVGLCQTSSLETASKKILAAKRGDIVNLDNVLKADFPKLSYTKSVLPGPQYIISDDPEYIRVPEAIALQETVDPGAVRLYVYNVNGVKDPQKIARKISAVIKNLGKENMHFRMLKYSSQKPSSNYFEIGKKGLEDYFLSAVSNQVRVLKPGEAMAIDEKLENQIVQYDELVHGFYEFVVDQPAQISVIQFAPEESGPKVLSQIKTLIPHSHANAGRGIFPISNYQVNTVDTLDTKNGVVQLIVADGQDDPWITGTIGEKKEFAKNAGNYGVMYKNKIKWRSSDGKGLALVTWNSRSADNQWCGGMGLTMELIGQDGKKTVMQYPNKALITKGYPEAILIETYWPDPKKEIQDIEFTYSPPGASCLPTPLIFIPIDRKK; via the coding sequence ATGAACAAGCGTATCCATAAAGCACTATGGTTGATGCTCGCTTTGCTATCTTGTAAAGTGGGATTGTGCCAGACCAGTAGTTTAGAAACGGCCTCAAAAAAAATTCTTGCGGCAAAAAGAGGCGATATTGTCAACCTTGATAATGTTTTGAAAGCCGATTTTCCTAAATTGTCCTATACGAAATCGGTGCTGCCCGGACCACAATATATTATATCTGACGATCCCGAATACATCCGTGTTCCTGAGGCGATTGCATTGCAGGAGACCGTTGATCCTGGAGCAGTACGGCTATATGTATATAACGTTAATGGCGTAAAGGATCCCCAGAAAATCGCCCGTAAAATTTCAGCAGTCATTAAGAATTTGGGAAAAGAGAATATGCATTTTCGTATGCTAAAATATTCTTCCCAGAAGCCTAGTTCAAATTATTTTGAAATCGGGAAAAAAGGCCTTGAAGATTATTTCTTGTCCGCTGTTTCAAATCAGGTAAGAGTACTTAAACCGGGAGAAGCCATGGCTATCGACGAGAAGCTCGAAAATCAAATTGTGCAATATGATGAACTGGTGCATGGGTTTTATGAGTTTGTGGTCGACCAGCCTGCTCAAATTTCGGTCATACAATTTGCGCCGGAGGAGTCTGGGCCAAAAGTGTTGTCCCAGATCAAAACTTTGATTCCGCATAGCCACGCAAATGCCGGCCGGGGTATTTTTCCGATTTCCAATTACCAGGTCAATACTGTAGATACATTGGATACCAAAAACGGGGTTGTACAGCTTATCGTTGCCGATGGACAGGATGATCCATGGATCACCGGCACCATTGGTGAAAAAAAAGAATTTGCAAAGAATGCGGGAAATTATGGAGTTATGTATAAAAATAAGATCAAGTGGAGAAGTAGCGATGGTAAAGGTCTCGCTTTGGTGACTTGGAATAGTCGTTCGGCGGATAATCAATGGTGTGGTGGAATGGGATTGACCATGGAACTTATCGGCCAGGATGGGAAAAAGACCGTGATGCAGTACCCGAACAAGGCTTTAATTACGAAGGGATATCCAGAAGCTATTTTAATTGAAACGTATTGGCCCGATCCAAAAAAGGAAATTCAGGATATCGAGTTCACTTACTCGCCACCTGGAGCTTCTTGCTTACCGACACCATTGATTTTTATCCCTATTGACCGTAAGAAATAA
- a CDS encoding RagB/SusD family nutrient uptake outer membrane protein — protein sequence MKIITYIKYRQLPFLSLLLIMLQGCSVDLIPQDRIAEEKVWEDPNSAELYVSGMYSEFKKFQFGLFPNLGYDNAMDALADGMKFTSNTAGNGTVNILVSNSNQFSSSSVGLNYWASGYDRIRRVNEMINSINTKAKLSDEQKRIYEAEGRFVRAYAYFWLAKIHGSVVLFKSMDQYTEKDHSRSSEEAVYDFILEDLQFAADHLPLSNLAGRATQGAAYTLMARAALYAGSIAKYDLKQFNQDALTGIPQNRSQEYFKKAADAAQKVIDMANGGQYALDDNFAGIFTNKNTKEAIFRVDFVAPDVIHQYDLGYAPPKDAPGNTLVYGVPTAELVDEFEMADGSKFSWQNAGHAAAPYTNREPRFYATILYNGASWKGRTLNTSTSDPIEGFTAFGVTGDPKRTVTGYYAKKLLDPTNTTFVQNKSTQSWIEMRYAEVLLIMAEAKAQLADYAAAATYINQLRQKRGLNSIAVTNNNQAMASIEHERKVELAFEGHRFWDLRRWRKAHIILDNVKFTGHKISPEGTGFTYEVVSADAVNRSFSSKLYYLPIPEREVQLNGALTQIKGW from the coding sequence ATGAAAATAATTACATATATCAAATATCGGCAGCTTCCTTTTTTGAGCCTTCTATTGATCATGCTACAAGGTTGTTCTGTAGACCTGATCCCCCAAGATCGGATTGCAGAAGAAAAAGTATGGGAAGATCCCAACTCCGCCGAGCTTTATGTGTCGGGCATGTATAGCGAATTTAAAAAATTTCAGTTTGGCCTGTTCCCTAATTTGGGCTATGACAATGCCATGGATGCCCTCGCAGACGGCATGAAATTTACGTCAAATACTGCGGGTAACGGAACCGTCAATATCCTGGTATCTAATTCCAACCAGTTTTCATCCTCCAGCGTCGGGTTGAATTACTGGGCCAGTGGCTACGATCGGATCAGGCGGGTCAATGAAATGATCAATAGCATCAATACCAAAGCCAAACTGTCGGATGAACAAAAACGAATCTATGAGGCTGAGGGCAGGTTCGTTCGGGCATATGCCTATTTTTGGCTGGCTAAGATTCACGGTAGCGTGGTCCTCTTTAAAAGTATGGATCAGTATACGGAGAAAGATCATAGCCGGTCGAGCGAAGAAGCCGTATACGATTTCATTCTAGAAGATCTGCAGTTTGCCGCTGATCACTTACCGTTGAGCAACCTGGCTGGTCGCGCGACGCAAGGAGCAGCTTATACATTGATGGCTAGAGCAGCCCTGTATGCGGGGTCGATAGCAAAATATGATCTTAAGCAATTCAACCAAGATGCGTTGACAGGAATTCCACAAAACAGAAGCCAAGAGTATTTCAAAAAGGCCGCAGATGCAGCGCAGAAAGTGATAGACATGGCTAATGGTGGACAATATGCGTTGGATGACAATTTTGCTGGTATTTTTACCAATAAAAATACAAAAGAGGCAATTTTTCGGGTGGACTTTGTAGCCCCCGACGTGATACATCAATATGATCTCGGCTATGCCCCTCCCAAAGACGCCCCAGGCAATACATTAGTATATGGTGTGCCCACAGCCGAGCTCGTCGATGAGTTTGAAATGGCTGATGGATCAAAGTTTTCATGGCAAAATGCGGGTCATGCTGCTGCCCCCTATACGAATCGCGAACCTCGTTTTTATGCGACTATACTTTACAATGGCGCAAGCTGGAAGGGCAGGACGTTAAATACGTCTACATCAGATCCCATCGAAGGTTTTACAGCATTTGGTGTGACAGGAGACCCCAAACGTACCGTGACCGGCTATTATGCGAAAAAATTGCTTGATCCAACGAACACTACATTTGTTCAGAATAAAAGCACGCAAAGCTGGATCGAAATGCGGTATGCTGAAGTTTTATTGATTATGGCCGAAGCAAAAGCACAATTAGCCGATTACGCAGCGGCAGCAACTTATATCAATCAGCTGCGTCAAAAAAGGGGACTTAATAGTATCGCCGTGACGAATAACAATCAGGCCATGGCTTCAATCGAACATGAACGGAAGGTTGAGCTAGCTTTTGAAGGACATCGCTTTTGGGATTTGCGTCGTTGGCGAAAGGCACATATCATATTAGATAATGTCAAATTTACGGGACATAAGATCAGCCCTGAAGGAACAGGATTTACTTACGAGGTTGTATCGGCCGACGCTGTCAATAGAAGTTTTAGCTCAAAATTGTATTATCTGCCAATTCCTGAGAGGGAAGTGCAATTGAATGGGGCATTAACCCAAATTAAAGGATGGTAA
- a CDS encoding ROK family transcriptional regulator, with amino-acid sequence MSIKFLSDLHDASYSGVAYKNILLKKEILTFFATKGPSTIPELSKELNISIPKINESINELIEDKLVQDNGKSTSGIGRKPNSYGLLPNAAFFVGVQVSHDHLSIVVMNMKKDIIATQEEIPYRMENNQESLQHICREINRFIATHQIQKDKILGVGINLSGRINYRTGYSYSFFNFYEDPLSKYFEQELQLRTYLENDSKALAYGEFSSGILKDEKDALFVNVDNGIGLGILINGKIYYGKSGFSGEFGHIPIFDNDIICRCGKKGCLETEASGFALRNRVIEALRNGATSVLTKKFSNLEDIRLTDIIMAAKKDDNLAIELINELGEKLGRGLATLINIFNPEIIIIGGILAKSEEYLMLPLKNAVNKFSLSIVNKDTKLAYSNNGERLAALGACLLIRDRLLSIID; translated from the coding sequence ATGAGCATAAAATTTTTGAGTGATCTACATGATGCCAGCTACAGCGGTGTAGCCTATAAAAACATCTTGCTTAAAAAGGAAATTTTAACTTTTTTTGCGACGAAAGGGCCCTCTACCATTCCCGAGCTGAGTAAGGAACTCAATATTAGCATTCCCAAAATCAATGAGTCCATTAATGAGCTGATCGAAGACAAGCTGGTACAGGATAACGGAAAATCTACTTCAGGGATAGGAAGAAAGCCAAACTCTTACGGCCTACTTCCCAATGCAGCATTTTTTGTTGGTGTACAGGTGAGCCATGACCATCTTAGTATTGTGGTCATGAACATGAAAAAAGATATTATAGCTACCCAGGAGGAAATTCCTTACCGTATGGAAAACAACCAGGAATCACTCCAACATATCTGCCGTGAGATCAATCGGTTTATCGCTACTCATCAAATACAAAAAGACAAGATCCTTGGTGTAGGCATTAACTTATCTGGACGGATTAATTACCGAACAGGCTATTCTTACAGCTTCTTTAACTTTTATGAAGATCCTTTGTCAAAGTATTTTGAACAAGAATTGCAGTTACGTACGTATCTTGAAAACGACAGTAAAGCACTAGCGTACGGAGAGTTTTCCAGCGGCATTCTAAAGGACGAAAAAGATGCTCTTTTTGTAAACGTTGACAATGGCATCGGTCTAGGAATTTTGATCAATGGAAAAATCTATTATGGGAAATCAGGCTTCTCTGGCGAATTCGGCCATATTCCTATTTTCGACAACGACATTATCTGCCGCTGTGGAAAAAAGGGCTGTTTAGAAACAGAAGCATCCGGCTTTGCCCTTCGCAATCGAGTCATTGAAGCGCTGCGCAATGGAGCGACGAGTGTATTAACCAAAAAATTCAGTAATCTGGAAGATATACGCCTGACCGATATCATCATGGCTGCAAAAAAGGACGACAACCTCGCTATCGAGCTAATCAATGAATTAGGCGAAAAGCTGGGCCGTGGGTTAGCCACATTGATCAACATCTTTAATCCAGAAATTATCATTATAGGTGGCATTTTAGCAAAAAGCGAAGAGTATCTGATGTTGCCCCTGAAAAATGCCGTCAACAAGTTCTCCCTATCCATTGTAAATAAAGATACTAAACTGGCATACTCCAATAATGGTGAGAGACTGGCTGCTTTAGGGGCCTGCCTGCTCATTCGCGACAGACTATTATCAATAATCGATTAA